In the genome of Brachypodium distachyon strain Bd21 chromosome 3, Brachypodium_distachyon_v3.0, whole genome shotgun sequence, the window gtggggcccgcatacgacctcggattgagatgagtccaaaagcaaagttgttcgtctcgacgacgcgcacaactttcattgAGACCAATTTTCCATCCGACACCATCTTGaggacgctactgtttaatctttaaacagatTTCATCctgccacggctggacctacatatcttcacgtcgatgaCACTCCGTGCCATCAACTATTCTTgagatgtcttcaaaactcgaccatgacgtatcgaatatcttcAATACCATACatatccggtataaacaaatacgacaaaccggtggcctcccggatcatcgtaaccttcacttccattgttccttcgcacgaacgtcccgcatgaccttaatcctcgacctcagcttctcccaagcttcgtctctcgatcccgtcatcgaccacgtttctctagctccggcaacacctcaGGCCACGGCGGACGTCATGGACGACCTCCTCGAGAGCTTCCTCGCGCTGCGCGTGCTCGCCATGCTTCCCGCGGCGCTGACGCGTGTTGTGTACCGCAAGCGGTTGGCCAAGCTCGTCAAcatccggcggcggcaggaggatcTGTACTTGCCGCTCGTCGACCTCTGGCGCCAGGCGatagcaggaggaggagctccggcgtaCGTGGACACGCTGATCGAGCTCATGGTCCCCGACGAGCAGGACGGAAAGCGGAGGCTCCTGACGGACGGCGAGGTCGTGGCGCTGGTGTCGGAGTTCCTTGGCGCCGGCACGGAGCCCGTGTCGGCGGAGCTGCATTGGATCATGGCGAGGCTCGTGAAGCTGCCGGGCGTGCAGGCGGCCGTCCTGGGCGAGATCGAGGCGGTGGTGGGCGCAGACGCCGAGCAGGTGGACGAGGAAGCCCTGGGAAGGCTGCACTACCTCAACGCTGTCATCATGGAGACGCTCCGGATGCACCCAACCGTGCCGGTCATGCAGAGACAGGTGACAGAGGACGACGACGTCGCTCTCGACGGGCAGCGCATTCCGGCGGGGACAGCGGTGAAGTTCCCGGTGGAGAGGCTGGCGCGGAACAAGGCGGCGTGGGCTGACCCGGACGAGTTCCGGCCGGAAAGGTTCCTggcgggcggcgagggcgaggccGTCAACCTGGCGGTGGCTGTGCCCGGGGGGCAGATGATCAGGATGATGCCGTTCGGGGTCGGCCGGAGGATGTGCCCTGGCTGGAGCATCGCGGTGCTCCACCTGGGCTACTTCGTCGCCAACCTTGTCAGGGAGTTCCAgtgggcggaggcggagggggagaTCGACCTCCAACCGCGCCTTCGTGGCCTCGTCACCGTCATGAAGCGCCCGCTGCGTGTCCGCCTCATGCCTCTGCGTCACAATACTTGTTATTAACTAGATGGTTACGCGCGCTTCGCTGTGCCGTCAACAATTGTCTGCATGGTGTGATTGTCTCGGTCTTCCTCAGTAGAAAATAATCCCTCTTTTCCAGCAAAAACTGCAGCTCCTGCTTACATTGTATCATTGGTGTTGCTTTAATTAGTGCCTTATGCTGCTCACCTTTTTAATCTAAAATAGTGCAGTGTCTCTGACAATGTACGTCCTAATTAAGCTTGGTCCACACAATATGCATAACTGCAAGTAAGGCAGCTAGGTAATGCGGAAACTttgttattctttttcttaacaGAATTAAGTCACAGTTTTCTTACCTCTGCTATGAGCTGATTGTCAAAAACTGAAATGGAAGAGAATTTAGTTACCACTTGCTTACCTAGAAAGAATTTCTTTGAACCCACATAAATATACACCTTTGAGATCGAGCATATATtagaaaataaatttcagtTTACACTTGAAAACTATAGGGTGGGATGTTAACCGAATGAACATACTGAGTACTTGCCTAAAGAGTCTGATTTAATTTGGAGAAAACAATTACCGAGTATGTGACTATGGAGTACTTTGCATTATATAGCCATTTGAAAGATATAACTGAAATGAACACCCATCATGGAAGAGTACACGGTGTGAAGTAAGGATTATTGGAATTGAAATGAGGCAGCTAAATAAGCTTCCCCAGCACAAAAAATTGCCTGAAAGAATGTATAGTTCAACGGAATGAAATATGAGTGACCAATAGAAGGCATAGCTAGAGATAGAAGTGATCTTACATTAGAACTTTGCACAAAAATGGAATTAATTCATTTTGGCATCCTGCTGTTTCAGAACTATCTTGAAGCCACATGATACTCCATGATACATGGACCTGTCACTTCCCCATAAATAATATCTGCAAAGTGAGATAGGAAGGTAAGGTGTGCACACATCGACCTAATAGGCAAGGATGAAATCCAAAAGTACGAtttaataattaattaatatataAGGTTGTGGTACCACACTCGTATGCTCGTATTACTATTACAATCAAGTAAAGTACGTGCTCTCCTAATTCCCAGAACAGGGTAGCCTCAGCTTTCCGCTGATAGTTTTGACATGCATCTTCAAGGAAAATGCCTAAGGTCCAAGTTTTCCTGATAGATTGATACGGGATTGTAATCTTCGACCACAAAAATAAATGGTAGCTGTAAAAATTCTTATATATTGCCAGCCTCCAAAACCTCGTGATAAATATCCACCATCGGGCACAAAGTGTTGACCTTTTTACCCTATCCACCGTCATGATGTTTCACTGTttgttctattttcttttgtaaGAACTTCGCTCCAATTTATTACTTGAGCTAACCTAATCTGACTTCGCCAACTTCCATACACAAGCTatatccataataaatgtcacaaatttagtataactttgtactaattttgtattaaattagcgacacttattatagatcggagggagtaataaacaaGCAACCCAAATCCCTTCTAGATCCCATTTTCCCGTGTTTAACATTCGGGGAGATCATATTGTATTTTAAGGTGGCCCGGTGACACTATATACTCAGTATGGTTATcctcactactacaaaacggtctatatgtaacggcacatcagtaacgggtccggcgcgaccgttactgatgaacagaatggggtctgcccgtccctgcccagccatacatcagttgCGGTCGCGCgaagcgaccgccactgatgaaccatcatacctcgcgagagacatcagtggcggtcgtcgGCAGTCGGTTAAGagacgaccgccactgatgaaccacgcatcagtaacgggcgccCTAACGCGACCGCTACTGATGTACcccctattatcagtaacggtcgcccaagtcccgaccgccactgatgatcgtCTCGGTTTAAATACGCTGGGCAGAGCCGCAACTGGTgaaagagtactggcggccccgaatgacaatggcacaccgacctaaataggtcgtgtataacattcaaagggagttcacccatctcatcaacaatgatgTCATCAAGCttagtggggacttctacgaacacgtggaacaagtggtgagtagggttcacccacaacaatagcttcaaacttgaaatgagatacatttgtattctttatatgcttctatgaaattttgacactctGTAATCAGTGTCGTGAAGTgtgatacatttgtattcttgatatgctttaaatgatgtggcttTATAtaatttgtatgctttaaatgatgtggttgtgtatttttctgtgctgtgctgtgatgtgctgtgctgtgtattcaaatatatatttttctgtgtattttttgtgattttaattatttttttaattactgaaaatgtatcaaagcgaccgttactgatgtacatatcatcagtgacgggcgcggaaacatgaccgtcactgatgatggtctTCATCAGCAACGGTCGGGTCGGGCCGCctgccactgatgatggtacatcagtaacggtcggagcgaccgttactgatgatacccatcatcagtaacacgaagttagtaacggcggccccgaccgttactgatgttgctttttgaccgttactgataaacttttctgtagtagtgcctcAATAGTCAATAAGCAAATAAGAAAcgaaaatttattttctcacTAATAGTCATCAGCCTCTCTCTGTATAGCCCAGAGTAGAGCAAGGCCTGACTGCAGCAGCTTGAGGCATCACGCTCTACCCTTGGCCCCTGGCATATACCAACTGACCCTCCAAATGATACACACCTAGTTTACCCTATGACATACAAAATACGACTAACGAAACCAAGAATTTACCAAAAATAGCTCcagcatttca includes:
- the LOC100829713 gene encoding cytochrome P450 89A2, coding for MTYRISSIPYISAPATPQATADVMDDLLESFLALRVLAMLPAALTRVVYRKRLAKLVNIRRRQEDLYLPLVDLWRQAIAGGGAPAYVDTLIELMVPDEQDGKRRLLTDGEVVALVSEFLGAGTEPVSAELHWIMARLVKLPGVQAAVLGEIEAVVGADAEQVDEEALGRLHYLNAVIMETLRMHPTVPVMQRQVTEDDDVALDGQRIPAGTAVKFPVERLARNKAAWADPDEFRPERFLAGGEGEAVNLAVAVPGGQMIRMMPFGVGRRMCPGWSIAVLHLGYFVANLVREFQWAEAEGEIDLQPRLRGLVTVMKRPLRVRLMPLRHNTCY